The DNA region CCGAACCTCCTTCGAGGAGGGCATCGAGGCCACCGTCTCCTGGTTTGCCACGAATTAGTTGTTAGGTACTAGTTGCTAGTTGCCAAATAATGTTATACGACACTGACCACTGACCGGAGCGTGTGCTAGCGGAACATGTCCTGGCCGGGGTCCCGCACCAGGTCGGCGCTCGATCCCTCACCCGCCGGGTAATCCGCTCCCCGGATGATGGCGGCGGGGATGCCCTTGGCCTTGCCCATCACCAGGTCGGCTGCCGCGGCCAACTCGTCCGCCAGCGCCACTTCAGTCACTTCGAGGGTGTTGCCGTAGGTGTCGGTCGTTCCCCGGTAGTCCACCACGGCGGGAATGCCGGCGACGCCGATCGCCACATCGGTGAGGCCGTGACGCCACGCCCTTCCGAACGTGTCGGTGATGATCACCCCGACCGTCACCCCGAGGGCCTGCCGGAGACGGGCACGGATCCGCCGGGCTGACCTGTCCGGAGCGATGGGGAGGAGTACCGCCGAGCCGGGGCGCACGTTGGACTTGTCGACCCCGGCGTTGGCGCACACGAACCCGTGATGCGTCTCGGTGATCACCAGTTCGTCGCGGCGCCGGAGGATGGCCGACGCCTCCCGTTCGATCAGCCGGAGGCGGGCCTCCGGGTCGTCGCCGATGTCCTCGATACGACCCTCGGCCTTCGAGACCAGCTTGTGCGTGACCACCAGCACGTCCCCGTCCGCAGGTTCCAGCCGGGACGCCGCCAGTCCTCCGATGAGCAGCCCGGCTACGTCATCACCGGGCTCGGCCTCGGGAATGCCCTCCACGGGGATGATCGAGATGCTCATGTATCGAGTCCCAGCAGGCCGATCATCCGCCGGGCCAACCCGATCGCCTGTTCCACCCCCGCGATGCGGGTGGGTCCGGCATGGACCGACAACCCCGAGCGGGAGAGGGCGGGCACGTCGGCCTGGTCGGCACTGTCGATGAAGAAGTCCTGTATCAGGCCCGGATAGGCCGCCGCCACCCCGGCGTTCCCCGGCGGGAATCCCAGCGAGGTCAACACGCGGTCGGCCGGTCCCTTGAGCGCCCGGCCTCCGAACAGCGGGCTGACCGCCATCACCCGGCGGGCTCCTCTTACCGCGGCCGCGATCTCCCGGACCGCCAGGATGGGCCAGACGGACAGGGGAGGGTTGGAGGGTGCGATGACCACCGCGTCGGCGCCTGCGATCGCCTCGACGACGCCGGGGGCGGGCCGGGCCGTGGACTCGCCGAC from bacterium includes:
- the cofE gene encoding coenzyme F420-0:L-glutamate ligase, with product MSISIIPVEGIPEAEPGDDVAGLLIGGLAASRLEPADGDVLVVTHKLVSKAEGRIEDIGDDPEARLRLIEREASAILRRRDELVITETHHGFVCANAGVDKSNVRPGSAVLLPIAPDRSARRIRARLRQALGVTVGVIITDTFGRAWRHGLTDVAIGVAGIPAVVDYRGTTDTYGNTLEVTEVALADELAAAADLVMGKAKGIPAAIIRGADYPAGEGSSADLVRDPGQDMFR